The DNA sequence CGTTTCGATTCGCCCGCAAAATACGCGAGATAGTTCTCGGCAAGAGGAAGAATGTCGGATGGTCGCTCAACGAGGGGAGGGAGGGAGAGTTCGATAACTTTCAATCGATAGTAGAGATCGACTCGGAACCGTCCGGCTTCGACCTCCGCTTCAAGATTTCGGTTGGTTGCTGCGATGACCCGGACATTGCTCGAACGCGTCTGAGTTTCGCCGACTCTCTCATACTCCTTTTCTTGCAGGAGTCTCAGCAGTTTTGGCTGAATTTCCTGGGGAAGCTCACCGATCTCGTCGAGAAAGAGGGTTCCTTTATTTGCAGCGGCAACTTTTCCCCATGTGTCGGAAACCGCTCCAGTGAAGGCACCTTTCATGTGTCCAAAGAGTTCGCTTTCCAAAAGGTCCCGGGAGAGCGAGGGGCAATTCACTGTGACGAAGGGTTCTTGGGATCGGGAACTCAACGAGTGAAGATGCCGGGCCAAAACGGTTTTTCCTGTGCCGCTTTGGCCGAGAATCAAAAGGTTCGCTTCGGAGCTGGCAGCTTTTTCCGCCACTGCCAGAGTTTTCTGGACGCTCTCTTGCCTGGATTCGAAGAGGATGGTGGAGCGTTTCTTGGTGCCGGCAGGGGCGGTTTTCGCGGGAACAGCTTCTACGTGTCGGTCCTCATGGATCCGATCGAGCATCTGCTTGATATCTTTCGGGTAGAAAGGTTTCTGAATGTAATCGGTGGCCCCGCTTTTCAGAGCATCGATTGCAGATTCTACCGAGGAGTAGGCCGTGAAAACGATTGCCGGTAATTGGATGCCCTCATTTCGGACCGACTTTAGGAAATCAAGTCCACTTTCTTTGCCCAGACGCATATCCAGAAACATGGCATGGATGTCCTTTTCTTTCAGCTGCCGCATGGCCTGCCGGGGATTATGGGCGGTGAAGGCCTGGTACCCGATACTTGTCACCGTAGCCGCCATGGTCTCCAGAATATTCTTCTCATCATCAACGATGAGGACGTTCATGCTTCCTTCGGCTTTATCAGGGGTGATGGATTGCAGACGGGTCTGACGGGAAGAGGTGGATGATGGTGAACCTGCAGCGGATGACCCGTTAGCCTTCGATTCTGGGGTATCTTGAACAGCTCCAATTGACATTGAATCAATGGTGCTCCGCTTCTCCGAAAGCTGCAAGGGGTTCGGCTTCCTACTTTCGGATGACGGGTTCTGAGACGTTCTCGAGAGTCGATGCTGTCCAATTGCCTAACTTATCGAGATTTGATCGAAGAATGGCATTTTGTTAAAATTCATAAGAAAGCAGAGTTGATTCAAACTGCCATGCTAACCGCTGTGCTGAAAGCGGCGAAGAGGTTTACGTAAATCTATGACAGATGCACTTCCTTCTCTGCCAAGGATCCTGCTCCCCAAAAAGTGCCGATCAAACGCTAGGGAGCATTATCGAAATATCGAAGAACTCAACGAGCAGGGCTTCTCACGGCAATGTCATCACCGAAGGCTTCCATCGGAAAATGAGACTTATTCAAAGAAGAGCATGAGGCTTCAGAAACTTTGAAAATTACCGCACTGCGCGTCCTCGCTCAGTGCGGATGAGCACACAAGAATCCTAAAATCATGACCCGGCACCGGTCTTCCTCAAAGTTTGGGGACATGAGGGGCAAAGACCATCATGTCCCCAATGAATAACCTAACAGGAATAGCAGGCTACGAAGTGATCTCGCAGCGATGCAAATCGGATTTGGACGAGTTGGAGGCGGTTCTGGAGAGGGAGCCTGAGAGATGCCCTTACTGCGCGGCCCCGGGGCCGCGCAGTAAGGGCCGTTATCTTCGGAAGGTGCGTCATC is a window from the Puniceicoccus vermicola genome containing:
- a CDS encoding sigma-54-dependent transcriptional regulator; amino-acid sequence: MNVLIVDDEKNILETMAATVTSIGYQAFTAHNPRQAMRQLKEKDIHAMFLDMRLGKESGLDFLKSVRNEGIQLPAIVFTAYSSVESAIDALKSGATDYIQKPFYPKDIKQMLDRIHEDRHVEAVPAKTAPAGTKKRSTILFESRQESVQKTLAVAEKAASSEANLLILGQSGTGKTVLARHLHSLSSRSQEPFVTVNCPSLSRDLLESELFGHMKGAFTGAVSDTWGKVAAANKGTLFLDEIGELPQEIQPKLLRLLQEKEYERVGETQTRSSNVRVIAATNRNLEAEVEAGRFRVDLYYRLKVIELSLPPLVERPSDILPLAENYLAYFAGESKRPNLHFSQEAQNTLLEYGWPGNLREMRNVVERASILSENDEIGPHHLPSSLQEREESSIRPGHSVPLARLEEEHIRLILEKAESLEQAARILEIDTATLYRKRKRMGLA